A single region of the Felis catus isolate Fca126 chromosome F2, F.catus_Fca126_mat1.0, whole genome shotgun sequence genome encodes:
- the KIFC2 gene encoding kinesin-like protein KIFC2 isoform X2 — protein MALRDESCGGLRRGLGKIPRKGLFRRDGGAAVASDPGDPAQSAGGKPGGRRRPDQPTAELWTELTGLVGLTGCSESEDGPEEGAEGRSTEVSLEEALVRLAEFLSVQLGAEESCRNPDLSKPSDVPPLLTVTGQLLALLAWIRSPRGRQALPQGIHPASEVQPPTPAGSPPQEESPSLSPRGEAQGQNPPQLEEDQRAWQRLEQLILGQLEELKQQLELQEEELGRLRLGVGATDSEKRVQHLTLENEALKQSLSLTRDLLLHWGPGPSTRAPQEEAEALVELQSRLQEAQDTTEALQVQLGVQEVQLQGLRGALRQLQQETEQNCRRELQQMLGQLAGLRARMASLRQGCGDLRGLVSTFTQSCQCSLSEARGQVSWALGALSAGGAGTQLPEEQQGPPTGCPGRLLELKGNIRVLCRLRPGTPSSLVSLEPGPSGTVTTCYRGRQRRFRLDWVFSPEASQEEVFRELEPAVLSCLQGYSVCIFTYGQTGTGKTYSMEGPPEDPGIAPRALQSLFQEMGTEGQHRVTLSMVEIYNEAVRDLLAPGPPERLAVRQGPAGQGGIQVAGLTYWDVPDLEMLHQMLSLGRSNRATAATTKNPHSSRSHALVTLTLRTASPPRGPGTAGTLHLVDLAGSERAWKAGAAGPSRGDRDGAQRLREARTINRSLLALGGVMAALRARRPHVPFRDSQLTRLLQPALGPGATAVLLLQISTRPEDLGETVCSLKFAERVGRVELGPARRCRAPRSGTPSSLSTDTPLTGTPCTPTPSPGSPPGPGPGSGSSSGLGTQKDAPL, from the exons ATGGCTCTAAGGGACGAGAGCTGTGGGGGCCTCCGCCGGGGGTTAGGAAAGATTCCGAGGAAGGG CCTCTTCCGTAGGGATGGCGGGGCTGCGGTGGCCAGCGACCCCGGGGACCCCGCCCAG AGTGCCGGTGGCAAGCCCGGGGGTCGCCGCCGCCCCGACCAGCCCACGGCAGAACTGTGGACCGAGCTGACAGGCCTGGTCG GCCTCACAGGCTGCTCTGAGTCTGAGGATGGGCCGGAAGAGGGAGCCGAGGGCCGCTCTACCGAGGTCTCCCTGGAAGAGGCTCTCGTGCGTCTTGCTGAGTTCCTCTCCGTCCAGCTGGGGGCGGAAGAGAGCTGCCGGAACCCTGACCTGAGCAAG CCGAGCGATGTCCCCCCACTGTTGACGGTGACCGGTCAGCTCTTGGCCCTCCTGGCATGGATTCGGAGCCCCAGGGGGAGGCAGGCCCTGCCCCAGGGTATTCATCCAGCCTCGGAGGTGCAGCCTCCCACACCTGCTG gatcCCCACCTCAAGAAGAAAGCCCTTCCCTTTCACCAAGGGGTGAGGCCCAAGGGCAGAACCCTCCCCAGTTGGAGGAGGACCAGAGAGCTTGGCAGCGGCTGGAGCAGCTCATCCTTGGACAG ctaGAGGAGCTGAAGCAGCAACTCGAACTGCAGGAAGAGGAGCTGGGCCGCTTGCGCCTGGGCGTG GGGGCGACAGACTCAGAGAAAAGGGTTCAGCATCTAACCCTGGAGAATGAGGCTCTGAAACAGAGCCTGAGCCTCACTCGGGACCTTCTGCTGCACTggggccctggcccctccaccaGGGCCCCCCAG gaggaggcagaggcatTGGTGGAGCTCCAGAGTCGGCTTCAGGAAGCCCAGGACACCACAGAAGCACTTCAGGTCCAG CTGGGGGTGCAGGAGGTGCAGCTGCAGGGCCTTCGGGGGGCCCTTCGGCAGCTCCAGCAGGAGACTGAGCAGAACTGCAGACGGGAGCTGCAGCAGATGCTTGGGCAGCTGGCAG GACTTCGGGCACGTATGGCCAGTCTGCGACAGGGCTGTGGGGACCTCCGAGGACTGGTCAGCACATTTACCCAGAGCTGTCAGTGTTCGCTCAGTGAGGCCCGGGGCCAG GTATCCTGGGCCCTGGGGGCTCTGTCAGCTGGAGGGGCTGGGACTCAGCTCCCTGAAGAGCAGCAGGGGCCCCCAACTGGATGCCCAGGGCGGCTGCTGGAGCTCAAGG GAAATATCCGTGTGCTGTGTCGACTGAGGCCAGGGACACCCTCCAGCCTggtgagcttggagcctggcccCAGCGGCACTGTCACCACCTGCTATCGAGGGCGCCAGCGTCGCTTCCGCCTGGACTGGGTCTTCTCTCCAGAGgccagccaggaggag GTCTTCAGGGAGCTGGAGCCAGCCGTGCTGTCCTGCCTCCAAGGCTACAGTGTCTGCATTTTCACCTACGGTCAGACAGGGACAGGGAAGACCTACAGtatggag GGCCCACCAGAGGACCCTGGCATAGCTCCTAGGGCACTGCAGTCACTGTTCCAGGAGATGGGGACTGAAGGGCAGCACCGTGTGACTCTCAGCATGGTGGAGATCTACAATGAGGCTGTCAG ggACCTGCTAGCCCCAGGGCCTCCTGAGCGCCTGGCCGTGAGGCAGGGCCCAGCAGGCCAGGGGGGCATTCAGGTGGCTGGCCTCACCTACTGGGACGTGCCCGACCTGGAGATGCTTCACCAG ATGCTGAGCCTGGGGAGGAGCAACCGGGCCACCGCCGCCACCACCAAGAACCCGCACAGCTCACGGTCGCATGCCCTGGTCACACTGACACTGCGTACGGCGTCCCCACCGCGCGGTCCAGGCACCGCAG GCACACTGCACCTGGTGGACCTGGCCGGATCGGAGCGTGCCTGGAAGGCAGGGGCGGCCGGCCCCTCGCGCGGAGACCGAGACGGCGCCCAGCGTCTGCGGGAGGCCCGGACTATCAACCGCTCGCTGCTGGCCCTGGGAGGCGTGATGGCCGCGCTGCGCGCCCGCCGGCCCCACGTGCCCTTCCGCGATTCGCAGCTCACGCGCCTGCTGCAGCCGGCGCTCGGGCCTGGCGCCACCGCGGTGCTGTTGTTGCAG ATTTCCACGCGGCCCGAGGATCTCGGCGAGACCGTGTGCTCGCTCAAGTTCGCCGAGCGAGTGGGCCGAGTGGAGCTGGGGCCAGCCCGGCGCTGCAGGGCCCCGCGCTCCGGGACGCCCTCTTCGCTCAGCACCGACACGCCACTTACCGGGACCCCCTGCACTCCTACGCCGTCCCCCGGCAGCCCTCCGGGACCCGGCCCGGGCAGCGGCTCCAGCTCCGGCCTCGGGACCCAAAAGGACGCGCCCTTGTAG
- the KIFC2 gene encoding kinesin-like protein KIFC2 isoform X1 encodes MYAFYSLLIYIFYSLFRRDGGAAVASDPGDPAQSAGGKPGGRRRPDQPTAELWTELTGLVGLTGCSESEDGPEEGAEGRSTEVSLEEALVRLAEFLSVQLGAEESCRNPDLSKPSDVPPLLTVTGQLLALLAWIRSPRGRQALPQGIHPASEVQPPTPAGSPPQEESPSLSPRGEAQGQNPPQLEEDQRAWQRLEQLILGQLEELKQQLELQEEELGRLRLGVGATDSEKRVQHLTLENEALKQSLSLTRDLLLHWGPGPSTRAPQEEAEALVELQSRLQEAQDTTEALQVQLGVQEVQLQGLRGALRQLQQETEQNCRRELQQMLGQLAGLRARMASLRQGCGDLRGLVSTFTQSCQCSLSEARGQVSWALGALSAGGAGTQLPEEQQGPPTGCPGRLLELKGNIRVLCRLRPGTPSSLVSLEPGPSGTVTTCYRGRQRRFRLDWVFSPEASQEEKFPSASPHQALQFQWKQAFSDLTGRSSGSWSQPCCPASKATVSAFSPTGPPEDPGIAPRALQSLFQEMGTEGQHRVTLSMVEIYNEAVRDLLAPGPPERLAVRQGPAGQGGIQVAGLTYWDVPDLEMLHQMLSLGRSNRATAATTKNPHSSRSHALVTLTLRTASPPRGPGTAGTLHLVDLAGSERAWKAGAAGPSRGDRDGAQRLREARTINRSLLALGGVMAALRARRPHVPFRDSQLTRLLQPALGPGATAVLLLQISTRPEDLGETVCSLKFAERVGRVELGPARRCRAPRSGTPSSLSTDTPLTGTPCTPTPSPGSPPGPGPGSGSSSGLGTQKDAPL; translated from the exons ATGTACGCCTTCTACTCGCTGCTCATCTACATCTTCTACAGCCTCTTCCGTAGGGATGGCGGGGCTGCGGTGGCCAGCGACCCCGGGGACCCCGCCCAG AGTGCCGGTGGCAAGCCCGGGGGTCGCCGCCGCCCCGACCAGCCCACGGCAGAACTGTGGACCGAGCTGACAGGCCTGGTCG GCCTCACAGGCTGCTCTGAGTCTGAGGATGGGCCGGAAGAGGGAGCCGAGGGCCGCTCTACCGAGGTCTCCCTGGAAGAGGCTCTCGTGCGTCTTGCTGAGTTCCTCTCCGTCCAGCTGGGGGCGGAAGAGAGCTGCCGGAACCCTGACCTGAGCAAG CCGAGCGATGTCCCCCCACTGTTGACGGTGACCGGTCAGCTCTTGGCCCTCCTGGCATGGATTCGGAGCCCCAGGGGGAGGCAGGCCCTGCCCCAGGGTATTCATCCAGCCTCGGAGGTGCAGCCTCCCACACCTGCTG gatcCCCACCTCAAGAAGAAAGCCCTTCCCTTTCACCAAGGGGTGAGGCCCAAGGGCAGAACCCTCCCCAGTTGGAGGAGGACCAGAGAGCTTGGCAGCGGCTGGAGCAGCTCATCCTTGGACAG ctaGAGGAGCTGAAGCAGCAACTCGAACTGCAGGAAGAGGAGCTGGGCCGCTTGCGCCTGGGCGTG GGGGCGACAGACTCAGAGAAAAGGGTTCAGCATCTAACCCTGGAGAATGAGGCTCTGAAACAGAGCCTGAGCCTCACTCGGGACCTTCTGCTGCACTggggccctggcccctccaccaGGGCCCCCCAG gaggaggcagaggcatTGGTGGAGCTCCAGAGTCGGCTTCAGGAAGCCCAGGACACCACAGAAGCACTTCAGGTCCAG CTGGGGGTGCAGGAGGTGCAGCTGCAGGGCCTTCGGGGGGCCCTTCGGCAGCTCCAGCAGGAGACTGAGCAGAACTGCAGACGGGAGCTGCAGCAGATGCTTGGGCAGCTGGCAG GACTTCGGGCACGTATGGCCAGTCTGCGACAGGGCTGTGGGGACCTCCGAGGACTGGTCAGCACATTTACCCAGAGCTGTCAGTGTTCGCTCAGTGAGGCCCGGGGCCAG GTATCCTGGGCCCTGGGGGCTCTGTCAGCTGGAGGGGCTGGGACTCAGCTCCCTGAAGAGCAGCAGGGGCCCCCAACTGGATGCCCAGGGCGGCTGCTGGAGCTCAAGG GAAATATCCGTGTGCTGTGTCGACTGAGGCCAGGGACACCCTCCAGCCTggtgagcttggagcctggcccCAGCGGCACTGTCACCACCTGCTATCGAGGGCGCCAGCGTCGCTTCCGCCTGGACTGGGTCTTCTCTCCAGAGgccagccaggaggag aaattTCCATCTGCATCCCCCCACCAAGCTCTGCAGTTCCAGTGGAAACAAGCCTTTTCTGATTTAACAGGAag GTCTTCAGGGAGCTGGAGCCAGCCGTGCTGTCCTGCCTCCAAGGCTACAGTGTCTGCATTTTCACCTACG GGCCCACCAGAGGACCCTGGCATAGCTCCTAGGGCACTGCAGTCACTGTTCCAGGAGATGGGGACTGAAGGGCAGCACCGTGTGACTCTCAGCATGGTGGAGATCTACAATGAGGCTGTCAG ggACCTGCTAGCCCCAGGGCCTCCTGAGCGCCTGGCCGTGAGGCAGGGCCCAGCAGGCCAGGGGGGCATTCAGGTGGCTGGCCTCACCTACTGGGACGTGCCCGACCTGGAGATGCTTCACCAG ATGCTGAGCCTGGGGAGGAGCAACCGGGCCACCGCCGCCACCACCAAGAACCCGCACAGCTCACGGTCGCATGCCCTGGTCACACTGACACTGCGTACGGCGTCCCCACCGCGCGGTCCAGGCACCGCAG GCACACTGCACCTGGTGGACCTGGCCGGATCGGAGCGTGCCTGGAAGGCAGGGGCGGCCGGCCCCTCGCGCGGAGACCGAGACGGCGCCCAGCGTCTGCGGGAGGCCCGGACTATCAACCGCTCGCTGCTGGCCCTGGGAGGCGTGATGGCCGCGCTGCGCGCCCGCCGGCCCCACGTGCCCTTCCGCGATTCGCAGCTCACGCGCCTGCTGCAGCCGGCGCTCGGGCCTGGCGCCACCGCGGTGCTGTTGTTGCAG ATTTCCACGCGGCCCGAGGATCTCGGCGAGACCGTGTGCTCGCTCAAGTTCGCCGAGCGAGTGGGCCGAGTGGAGCTGGGGCCAGCCCGGCGCTGCAGGGCCCCGCGCTCCGGGACGCCCTCTTCGCTCAGCACCGACACGCCACTTACCGGGACCCCCTGCACTCCTACGCCGTCCCCCGGCAGCCCTCCGGGACCCGGCCCGGGCAGCGGCTCCAGCTCCGGCCTCGGGACCCAAAAGGACGCGCCCTTGTAG
- the KIFC2 gene encoding kinesin-like protein KIFC2 isoform X3, which produces MYAFYSLLIYIFYSLFRRDGGAAVASDPGDPAQSAGGKPGGRRRPDQPTAELWTELTGLVGLTGCSESEDGPEEGAEGRSTEVSLEEALVRLAEFLSVQLGAEESCRNPDLSKPSDVPPLLTVTGQLLALLAWIRSPRGRQALPQGIHPASEVQPPTPAGSPPQEESPSLSPRGEAQGQNPPQLEEDQRAWQRLEQLILGQLEELKQQLELQEEELGRLRLGVGATDSEKRVQHLTLENEALKQSLSLTRDLLLHWGPGPSTRAPQEEAEALVELQSRLQEAQDTTEALQVQLGVQEVQLQGLRGALRQLQQETEQNCRRELQQMLGQLAGLRARMASLRQGCGDLRGLVSTFTQSCQCSLSEARGQVSWALGALSAGGAGTQLPEEQQGPPTGCPGRLLELKGNIRVLCRLRPGTPSSLVSLEPGPSGTVTTCYRGRQRRFRLDWVFSPEASQEEVFRELEPAVLSCLQGYSVCIFTYGQTGTGKTYSMEGPPEDPGIAPRALQSLFQEMGTEGQHRVTLSMVEIYNEAVRDLLAPGPPERLAVRQGPAGQGGIQVAGLTYWDVPDLEMLHQMLSLGRSNRATAATTKNPHSSRSHALVTLTLRTASPPRGPGTAGTLHLVDLAGSERAWKAGAAGPSRGDRDGAQRLREARTINRSLLALGGVMAALRARRPHVPFRDSQLTRLLQPALGPGATAVLLLQISTRPEDLGETVCSLKFAERVGRVELGPARRCRAPRSGTPSSLSTDTPLTGTPCTPTPSPGSPPGPGPGSGSSSGLGTQKDAPL; this is translated from the exons ATGTACGCCTTCTACTCGCTGCTCATCTACATCTTCTACAGCCTCTTCCGTAGGGATGGCGGGGCTGCGGTGGCCAGCGACCCCGGGGACCCCGCCCAG AGTGCCGGTGGCAAGCCCGGGGGTCGCCGCCGCCCCGACCAGCCCACGGCAGAACTGTGGACCGAGCTGACAGGCCTGGTCG GCCTCACAGGCTGCTCTGAGTCTGAGGATGGGCCGGAAGAGGGAGCCGAGGGCCGCTCTACCGAGGTCTCCCTGGAAGAGGCTCTCGTGCGTCTTGCTGAGTTCCTCTCCGTCCAGCTGGGGGCGGAAGAGAGCTGCCGGAACCCTGACCTGAGCAAG CCGAGCGATGTCCCCCCACTGTTGACGGTGACCGGTCAGCTCTTGGCCCTCCTGGCATGGATTCGGAGCCCCAGGGGGAGGCAGGCCCTGCCCCAGGGTATTCATCCAGCCTCGGAGGTGCAGCCTCCCACACCTGCTG gatcCCCACCTCAAGAAGAAAGCCCTTCCCTTTCACCAAGGGGTGAGGCCCAAGGGCAGAACCCTCCCCAGTTGGAGGAGGACCAGAGAGCTTGGCAGCGGCTGGAGCAGCTCATCCTTGGACAG ctaGAGGAGCTGAAGCAGCAACTCGAACTGCAGGAAGAGGAGCTGGGCCGCTTGCGCCTGGGCGTG GGGGCGACAGACTCAGAGAAAAGGGTTCAGCATCTAACCCTGGAGAATGAGGCTCTGAAACAGAGCCTGAGCCTCACTCGGGACCTTCTGCTGCACTggggccctggcccctccaccaGGGCCCCCCAG gaggaggcagaggcatTGGTGGAGCTCCAGAGTCGGCTTCAGGAAGCCCAGGACACCACAGAAGCACTTCAGGTCCAG CTGGGGGTGCAGGAGGTGCAGCTGCAGGGCCTTCGGGGGGCCCTTCGGCAGCTCCAGCAGGAGACTGAGCAGAACTGCAGACGGGAGCTGCAGCAGATGCTTGGGCAGCTGGCAG GACTTCGGGCACGTATGGCCAGTCTGCGACAGGGCTGTGGGGACCTCCGAGGACTGGTCAGCACATTTACCCAGAGCTGTCAGTGTTCGCTCAGTGAGGCCCGGGGCCAG GTATCCTGGGCCCTGGGGGCTCTGTCAGCTGGAGGGGCTGGGACTCAGCTCCCTGAAGAGCAGCAGGGGCCCCCAACTGGATGCCCAGGGCGGCTGCTGGAGCTCAAGG GAAATATCCGTGTGCTGTGTCGACTGAGGCCAGGGACACCCTCCAGCCTggtgagcttggagcctggcccCAGCGGCACTGTCACCACCTGCTATCGAGGGCGCCAGCGTCGCTTCCGCCTGGACTGGGTCTTCTCTCCAGAGgccagccaggaggag GTCTTCAGGGAGCTGGAGCCAGCCGTGCTGTCCTGCCTCCAAGGCTACAGTGTCTGCATTTTCACCTACGGTCAGACAGGGACAGGGAAGACCTACAGtatggag GGCCCACCAGAGGACCCTGGCATAGCTCCTAGGGCACTGCAGTCACTGTTCCAGGAGATGGGGACTGAAGGGCAGCACCGTGTGACTCTCAGCATGGTGGAGATCTACAATGAGGCTGTCAG ggACCTGCTAGCCCCAGGGCCTCCTGAGCGCCTGGCCGTGAGGCAGGGCCCAGCAGGCCAGGGGGGCATTCAGGTGGCTGGCCTCACCTACTGGGACGTGCCCGACCTGGAGATGCTTCACCAG ATGCTGAGCCTGGGGAGGAGCAACCGGGCCACCGCCGCCACCACCAAGAACCCGCACAGCTCACGGTCGCATGCCCTGGTCACACTGACACTGCGTACGGCGTCCCCACCGCGCGGTCCAGGCACCGCAG GCACACTGCACCTGGTGGACCTGGCCGGATCGGAGCGTGCCTGGAAGGCAGGGGCGGCCGGCCCCTCGCGCGGAGACCGAGACGGCGCCCAGCGTCTGCGGGAGGCCCGGACTATCAACCGCTCGCTGCTGGCCCTGGGAGGCGTGATGGCCGCGCTGCGCGCCCGCCGGCCCCACGTGCCCTTCCGCGATTCGCAGCTCACGCGCCTGCTGCAGCCGGCGCTCGGGCCTGGCGCCACCGCGGTGCTGTTGTTGCAG ATTTCCACGCGGCCCGAGGATCTCGGCGAGACCGTGTGCTCGCTCAAGTTCGCCGAGCGAGTGGGCCGAGTGGAGCTGGGGCCAGCCCGGCGCTGCAGGGCCCCGCGCTCCGGGACGCCCTCTTCGCTCAGCACCGACACGCCACTTACCGGGACCCCCTGCACTCCTACGCCGTCCCCCGGCAGCCCTCCGGGACCCGGCCCGGGCAGCGGCTCCAGCTCCGGCCTCGGGACCCAAAAGGACGCGCCCTTGTAG
- the FOXH1 gene encoding forkhead box protein H1, which translates to MLPSPTDDSSLLLPPLPSPFHPNDKGSGPPDPRASGPQPCLTLLSPIALCRPRGQAPAHVGCLPCMGPCSNPRLGLPGSESSSQPPKRRKKRYLRHDKPPYTYLAMIALVIQAAPSRRLKLAQIIRQVQAAFPFFRDDYEGWKDSIRHNLSSNRCFRKVPKDPAKPQAKGNFWAVDVSLIPAEALRLQNTALCRRWQSRGVRGAFAKDLGPYVLHGWPYRPPSPQAQPSPQPPPSPQQPPSEGFSIKSLLKDPREGVPQSSPGHTESGHSGEKVVPAPPLRSERPLWPLCPLPGSKKTDRETNSQGGTSRPSPLSPEHRAWPLHLLQGSPDAGGLSGGSHRASLWGQLPTSYLPIYTPNVVMPLAPLPPTSCPQCPPSTSPAFWGVAPETHAPPGLLWDLDALFQGVPPNKSIYDVWVSHSQDPAASSPGWLLSWYSL; encoded by the exons atgctcccctcccccaccgacGATTCGTCCCTCCttttgcctcccctcccctcccccttccatccGAATGATAAAGGGTCTGGCCCGCCAGACCCGCGGGCCTCAGGCCCTCAGCCCTGCCTCACGCTACTTAGCCCCATTGCCTTGTGCCGTCCACGGGGCCAGGCCCCTGCCCACGTTGGTTGCCTCCCCTGCATGGGGCCCTGCAGCAACCCACGCCTGGGGCTTCCTGGGTCGGAGTCGTCATCGCAGCCCcccaagaggaggaagaagagatacCTGCGTCATGACAAGCCCCCCTACACCTACTTGGCCATGATTGCCTTGGTGATCCAGGCCGCACCCTCCCGCAGGCTGAAGCTGGCCCAG ATCATCCGTCAGGTCCAGGCTGCATTCCCCTTCTTCAGGGACGACTACGAGGGCTGGAAGGATTCCATCCGCCACAACCTCTCCTCCAACCGATGCTTCCGCAAG gtgCCTAAAGATCCTGCGAAACCCCAGGCCAAGGGCAACTTCTGGGCGGTCGACGTGAGCCTGATCCCGGCCGAGGCGCTGCGGCTGCAGAACACGGCCCTGTGCCGTCGCTGGCAGAGCAGGGGCGTGCGGGGAGCCTTCGCCAAGGACCTGGGCCCCTACGTGCTGCACGGCTGGCCCTACCGGCCGCCCAGTCCTCAGGCGCAGCCCAGTCCTCAGCCACCACCCAGTCCTCAGCAGCCGCCCAGTGAGGGCTTCAGCATAAAGTCTCTGCTAAAGGACCCCAGGGAGGGGGTGCCACAGAGCAGCCCGGGTCACACAGAATCTGGGCACAGTGGGGAGAAGGTGGTGCCTGCTCCACCCCTGCGCTCTGAGAGGCCTCTGtggcccctctgcccccttcccggGTCCAAAAAAACAGATAGGGAGACTAATTCGCAGGGGGGAACCAGCAGGccttcacccctctcccctgagcacagagcctggcccctCCACTTACTGCAGGGTTCCCCAGATGCTGGGGGACTGTCTGGTGGGAGTCACAGGGCCTCACTTTGGGGGCAGCTGCCCACCTCCTACTTGCCCATCTACACTCCCAATGTGGTAATGCCCTTGGCTCCGCTACCACCCACATCTTGTCCCCAGTGCCCACCTTCTACTAGCCCAGCCTTCTGGGGGGTGGCCCCTGAAACCCATGCCCCCCCAGGGCTGCTCTGGGATCTAGATGCCCTCTTCCAGGGGGTGCCACCCAACAAGAGCATCTACGATGTGTGGGTTAGCCACTCCCAGGATCCAGCTGCTTCCAGCCCAGGCTGGCTACTCTCCTGGTACAGCCTGTGA